A genomic stretch from Telopea speciosissima isolate NSW1024214 ecotype Mountain lineage chromosome 7, Tspe_v1, whole genome shotgun sequence includes:
- the LOC122668616 gene encoding uncharacterized mitochondrial protein AtMg00810-like: MVDSNLYIRSVDSSPLVVVVYVDDIIFRAHNSELCKEFAERMQTEFEMSMLGELSFFLGLQVKQMKNGIFISQAKYIKEMLKKFNMEDCKPVSTPIMTSCKLSKDDDSPAVDHTMYKSMIGSLLYLTASRPNIL, from the coding sequence ATGGTGGATAGCAATCTCTACATTAGATCTGTGGATAGCAGCCCATTGGTTgtggttgtttatgttgatgatatcatatTTAGGGCCCACAACAGTGAACTATGCAAGGAATTTGCTGAGAGAATGCAGACAGAGTTTGAGATGTCAATGCTTGGCGAATTATCCTTTTTTCTTGGTTTACAGGTCAAGCAGATGAAGAATGGTATATTCATTTCACAAGCAAAGTATATTAAAGAGATGCTGAAGAAGTTCAACATGGAAGATTGCAAGCCTGTGAGTACTCCAATAATGACAAGTTGCAAGCTTAGCAAAGATGATGATTCTCCTGCAGTTGATCATACCATGTACAAGTCTATGATTGGTAGCCTATTATATCTCACTGCTTCTAGGCCAAATATTCTTTAA
- the LOC122668615 gene encoding uncharacterized protein LOC122668615 translates to MAHDSMFLATWIRDLERIFEVLHCNDSNKIRCTTYQLRGDANAWWHSSKENFWAKYPNAIRAQFTEAFLENYFPWNFCDKKEAEFMNINQGSKSVLEYQQTFEDHFYFSPKYMKTKEVKTRKFERGLRPNLSTFVVLHKYPTYAEVVQATKVIEDQQRENYRAIQAGKRPISSFDCLGPSKFQKKGPYTATSPIQPRRLDAAQAPKSTPSPHYGTQTLICYNYKKSGHMIKD, encoded by the coding sequence ATGGCTCACGATTCTATGTTTCTGGCTACATGGATTAGGGATCTGGAAAGGATCTTTGAAGTGCTGCACTGTAATGACAGCAATAAAATCAGGTGTACCACTTACCAACTCCGTGGCGATGCCAATGCTTGGTGGCATTCCTCTAAGGAAAACTTTTGGGCCAAGTACCCTAATGCCATTAGGGCACAGTTCACAGAGGCCTTCCTTGAGAACTATTTTCCATGGAACTTTTGCGATAAGAAAGAAGCCGAGTTTATGAACATCAATCAAGGGTCTAAGTCAGTCCTTGAATATCAACAGACCTTCGAGGatcatttctatttttctccaaAGTACATGAAGACTAAGGAGGTCAAAACAAGGAAGTTCGAGAGAGGGTTGAGGCCCAATCTCAGTACTTTTGTGGTGCTGCACAAGTATCCTACTTATGCAGAGGTAGTCCAGGCTACCAAAGTTATCGAGGACCAGCAAAGGGAGAACTACAGGGCCATACAAGCTGGCAAGAGGCCCatatcttcttttgattgcctaGGGCCTAGCAAGTTCCAGAAGAAGGGACCCTACACGGCTACATCTCCAATTCAGCCCCGCAGACTTGATGCGGCCCAAGCCCCCAAGTCCACACCTAGTCCTCACTATGGGACCCAGACCCTCATATGCTACAACTATAAGAAGTCTGGCCACATGATCAAGGATTGA
- the LOC122668614 gene encoding uncharacterized protein LOC122668614: protein MFLKASPTKGVMQFSKKGKLSPRFIGPYEILARVRPVAYQLALTPSLEGVHDVFHVSMLQEYIHDPSNILSQEPPELAADMSYKERPEKILDNKVVNLRNRPIHYVKVKWCNHPEEEAS, encoded by the coding sequence ATGTTCCTTAAGGCGTCGCCCACCAAAGGTGTGATGcagttcagcaagaagggcaagctgagtccAAGGTTTATTGGGCCTTATGAGATTCTTGCAAGAGTCAGACCGGTGGCGTATCAATTGGCACTTACCCCATCCTTAGAAGGCGTGCAtgacgtcttccacgtgtcaaTGTTGCAAGAGTACATTCATGACCCAAGTAATATCCTATCTCAAGAACCACCGGAGCTTGCAGCTGATATGTCTTACAAAGAGCGACCTGAGAAGATTTTGGACAATAAGGTGGTAAATCTTCGCAACCGACCTATTCACTACGTAAAGGTgaaatggtgcaaccatccaGAGGAAGAAGCATCTTAG